The sequence below is a genomic window from Aerosakkonema funiforme FACHB-1375.
TTGGCAATACTATGCCAAGCATTTCTAAGCATTTGGCTAAGATGTTTAGTGCCGCATTACGATCCCGATTTAGCACCAGTCCACACAAGCATTTATGTGTTCTGGTGCTAAGTGTTTTTCGGACTTCTTCGCCACAATTAGAACAATTAATGGAAGTGTATTGTGGTGCAACTGCTACACAAACAATTCCATGAATCTTAGCGTAATAATCAACCCAGTTAGTGAATATTCCCCAACTGGCATCATTAATTGATTTGGCAAGACAATGATTTTTTACCAAGTTTTTTATTTGCAGATCTTCGTAGACAATCAAATCGTGAGATTGAACTAACGCACTGGCAAGTTTCACTAACCAGTCTTTACGCTGTCTACTTATTCGCAAATGTTGCTTGGCTAATCGCTGTCTAGCTTTCTGGCGATTTTTACCACCTTTGGCTTTTTTGTCAAGCCGTTTTTGCAAGCGTTTAAGGCGTTTTTCAGACTTCCTTAAGTAACGAGGATTATTAATTTGATTGCATGAAGCATCTGTATAAAAATGTTCCAAGCCTAAATCAATTCCTGTTACCTTACCTGTGAAGTTATGTTTGACCTTTCTTTCTACGTCAACACAAAGTTGAACGTAATAGCCGTCTGAGCGCCTGACTATTCTTACTCTTTTAATTTGATTAATTGAGTAGAAATGTAGGTCATATCCTCCGCGCAGTTTCAGTGTTCCCGCCTTAAACCCATCCGTCAGAGTGATAGTTTTCCTATCCTCCGACAATTTCCATCCGCTTTTTTTATACTCAACTGAGCGGACATTCTTTTTAAAGCGAGGATACCCTTTCTTACCAGGGATCTGCTTTTTGCAGTTATCATAAAACCGCTTAATGCTTGTCCAGGCTCTTTCAGCACTAGCTTGTCTAGCACTAGAGTTAAGCTTTTTGCACCAAGCAAATTGTTTAGCTAAATCTTTGGTAAGAGCGGATAGGTCATATTGTCCAACACCAGCATTATCCATCCAATGTCGAATGCAATAATTACGGATAAACTGAGCAGTTCTTATTGCCTCATCCAAGGCTTTGAACTGTTCAGGCTTTCCGCATAATTTTGCTTCGAGGATTAACATGGTGCGATTCATTTATTTATGGAATTCATCTTACCACAAAAATCGTTGCTTCGCCTTAAGAAAGTTGGTTGCGTTTTCATCCCCACCCACTCTTGGGATGGGGCTTTCAACGCAACATCTCAGTAAAATCTTCCCCGCCCCTTCGTTTTTCCTTCCAACTTAGGAAAGACTCAAAAGACTTTTGAATTTTGACCTCGTTCCCACGGCTCTGCCTGGAAATGTACTTTTGACTTCCTCCTAGCCGCACTAGCCCCTAATTTAGACCTTCTGCTTCATCGGATCGGCAACATACCTGAAATGCGGTTCGCTATTCCAAGGGCCGCGCTCATCCTTGCCATTTTGAGACAAATTGAAGTAAAGATCGACGGTATTGTCAGGCGGGATATTGCCAAACATAGGATCTGTTAACTTACCCAGCGATTCCAGTGCCTTCATGAACATTTTGGTATGGGAAATTTCGCGGGTTAACAAATGCACTAACGCATTTTTGCTACCGCCATCGGGTGCGAGTTTAATCAACTCTTCGTAAGTTTGACGCGCACCGGCTTCTGCACCGATGTTAGCGCGAAGGTCGCGTACAACGTCGCCTCCTTCATTGATATAGGCGGCAGTCCAAGCTACACCCTGGCTATCTAAGAAATGCGGCCCCATACCGCGCACGGCAAACAAGGTACTTTTGAAAGCTTCGGTTTGGTCAACATTTTTAGTGTGCTGCTCGATCATTTTACCCACCATTTCTAGGTGGCTAAATTCTTCGATCGCAATATCTTGCAGCATATCCCTAATGCCAGCATTTTCGCAGTGAAAAGATTGTACCCAGTATTGCAAAGCAGCTGTCAGTTCGCCCGTTGCCCCACCAAATTGCTCCAAAAGAAGCTGGGCAAAACGAGGATTTGGCTCGACAATATTTACAGGTTGAATCGTTTCTTTTTTGTGAAAGAACATGAAAAAATTCCCCTCTTAGATCGGATTTAAAGATCGTGCAATGAGTCTTATCAAAGACTCTGGATTATCTTTTACCCTTGTCATTAGCTTACTAGCGGGTATCGAGTGCTAACCTGCATCTTGAGGCAGAATTGATATCACTAATATCTCTATGCTGAGTAGGCTGATATAAAAAAAAAGTGCCCGTAGGCACTGAAATAATCTAAACTGATGATTCAAGAATTAACATCAACAGCCATTTATTAAGTAAGTGGCGTAAATAAACCAAAGATAATTTTTAAGGTGGGCAATGCCCACCATTAGCTCATATCAAGGGTTACAGCCATTTTGGTGGGCAGTGCCCACCAAAAGTTTAATTATGCCCACCTACTTAGTTGCCGTTCAGAGGCTTGACAAATCCCAGAGTAAGGCTATCGTGGGCGAGGAAGTGAGCGAGATGAAATGCTCTGTCTTCGGTTTCGTAGAGAATTTTTTCGTAGAGATAGCGAGTGGCGCGATCGCCCAAACTTTCCGCCTGTGACGCTTGGCTGCGAATATGCTTGATAATGGCTTGTTCTGCTTCCAGATCGTGTTGCACCATCTGTCTGCAACTAAAAACACCATCCGGTTCCGGGGTGAAGCAGCACAATTCGGCGAGTTTGGTAAAGCTGACTACAGGAATGCCACCCAAACCATTCAGACGTTCGCCAATTTCATGGGCGTGTCCTTCTACCTCTCCGTAGCTTTTCTCAAAGAATTCGTGCAGCTGATAGAATTCGGAACCTTCAACGACTAAATGATGTTTCTGGTATTGCAGATACAGCGCCTGGAAACTTGCAAACGCGATGTTGAACCCTTCGCAGATAGGTGTAGTAACAGATTGCTCCAGCAAAACTGGATTGTCGTACACTCGATCGGCAGACCGTAGCAAACCTACAGCTTGAGTCATGGTTTTCCTCTCTTTCCCTTGGGATACTCGGTTGCAGCTACTGTAAATTTATCACTCTTCCCTTATCAGTCAAGAGCTATTTTTTAGCTTGATAACATTAATTCTCAATAATTAAGAACTGCTTAATTTCCGGATGCTGTCAGCTATCAAGTACTAAAATTCTCAGTAGCTGTGTCTGCTACAAATTGAGATAAATTCACAGTAAGGAAAAAAATCAAAATTTGATAACTTTTGTGCATCGCACTTAATAGTTAAATTGCTCATGTTGGCTTTAGGCAATTTGGCATCGGTCTAGCTTGGACGCCATGATGGCAGCGTGACGCCACCACTGATATCCGCCTATCCAACTCCGCGACGGTAGGTGTCCCAAAGGCGCTGATAAACTAAATTTTAAATAGGGGCTGCGAGCATCGTGACTTGGCCAACCGATGCGATCGCAAAATTGAGCGTAGTCTTCCTCTACCAGCTCGAAAATTTGTTTTTGCACACTCCAACCGAAGTGCCCTTTGCTGAACTTCACCCACAGTCTGTCAATTATCTCCAAATCCTCACAAGGTAACTTTTCGATATCCCCTGTTTGTAGATAATTGCTGGGCGATTTTCTCAATATATGACACATTACTGTCCAAGTTTCTTTATCTGCCTGTTCCCATTTACCGGCAGCGAGTAAATACTGTAACCTGCTGTAGTCAACCCCCGCTTCGGAAATCAAGTTGCCGCGCTGTATCTGTCCAATTTGAGGACGGAAAAGTTTGGTAAAAAAGTTAACACTGGGAGGTGGTGCGGCTTGTTGCGGTTGGCGAGGCGTTTTTGGAGTTGCTTCTATCGCCTGCATAACTTCTGCAACAGATTTGTAGCGCTGGCTGACCGTACTTTTGACTAATCTATCGAGAATCCGACCCAAGCGATCGCTTACTTGTGTACCCTGCGGTAAAAAATCTCGCCACACCCAACGATTTTCTACTGCATCAAACATATCCAAAGGCGGAACACCAGTCAGCAAGTAAATGCAGCTAACACCCAAACTGTAGAGATCGCTAGCAGGCAATGCTTTGCCCTTCATTTGTTCGGCTGCTACATATTCTGGAGTTCCTACCGCAGTACCAGTACGATATAAAGCAGTATCGGTAATCACTTTGGCAACACCGAAATCGATCAGTATGAGTTTGCCATCTTTCCGACATCGCATGATATTTGCCGGTTTGATATCGCGGTGCAGTATATTGCGATCGTGGACATATTTCAGCACTGGCAGCAAATCTCGCAGTAATTCCCAAATCTGGGTTTCGTTAAAAACTCCCTTTTGCTGTGACTCCTGTTGTAATGTCTGTCCGTCTATGAACTCCTGTACTAAATAAAGCCGCTTTTGCTGCTCAAAGTGGCCAAGCAGCGCCGGAATTTGTGGATGTTTGCCCAATTCGTTTAAACGCGCCGCCTCTTGGTGAAATAATTGTGTCGCTTTTTTTATCACCAAAGTATTTTGATTCCCCTCAAGATAGAGTTGCTTAATTACGCAACGCTGCTTAGAGGGATGATTTTCATCCACAGCTAAAAAAGTTCTGCCAAATCCGCCCTTACCAATAGGTTTGAGCGGTCGATACTGCTGTTTGAGCAACAATGGGGAACCGCAGCTCAAGCAAAATTGAGCGTTATCTGGGGCTTGGGGATTTTGGCATCCAGGGGTGAGACAGTAACTCATCTTTAGGGCGTCGGGGCTAGGGGCTAGGGTCTAGGGAAGAGGGAGAGGGGAGAGGCAGAAATTTTGACTTTTGACTTTTGACTTTTGACTTTGGATTACTGGGCTTCGGCTTGATAGATGTAGAAATTTTGAAATGCTCCTAATGTTTCGACGTGATAACCGGGTAGTAACGGGTGTATAGCTAAATCTGTCCTATAAATGCTGAAAAAGACAAAATTATGCCTATAGGTGTTCTCTGCTATGATACGCTTAAGTTTGGGACGTCCGGTATCAACCAGTTTTTTGCATTCGCGCTCTAAAAAGTTATTGAAACCTTTGGGAGCTTCGGTACAGACGTTAGTTTTTAAGTAGCTGCTCAGCTGCCCGCCAGCATACTCTTCATAATCGGACTGGCTGGGATTGCTGGCTACCATCGATAACCCCAGTCCAGCTAAAGCTATACTGACCGCCAATTTGAGAATGTTTAAGCTTTTCATCGCGTTAACGGGTGTTTCAGTTCTAGGTTAGCCGAGAAAAATTTGCAAATATAAGGAAAGCTCTGGATCGATTTCACTGAGAAGTGCTATACTAGGTTTCGCAACGGCGAGCGTAGCCAAGTGGTTAAGGCAGTGGATTGTGGTTCCACCACTCGGGGGTTCGAGTCCCCTCGTTCGCCCTCCCATCGCAAGTTCAGGTACCTCAACGGCATTGGCTACTATTCGGTTTGATGTACTGGGATTTCGATCGCAAACTCTGCTCCCTGTCCTGGTGAGGAACAACACAATAGTTGTCCTCTATGTTTTTGTACGACTATTTGGTAACTAATCGATAATCCCAGTCCGGTACCGCTACCGGGAGGCTTGGTCGTAAAAAATGGGTCAAATAGACGCGATTGTACCGACTCCGGAATTCCTGGGCCATTGTCTGCAATCCGAATTCTGACGGTATGGGAACCTATCAATTCCGTGCAAATGCGAATAGTTGGTAATTGATACTGGCTGGTGGCTAGTGGGTTAGATTGAGATCCGCTAGTCAGTAACGAATATTGAGTAACTTGTTGTAAAGCGTCGATCGCATTATTTAATATGTGCATAAAAACTTGGTTTATCTCGCTTGCATAACAAGTAACTAAAGGTAAATTTCCATAATCTTTAATTACTTGAATAGGCGGATGTGTTTCTGTTTCGCGGAGTCGATGCTGCAACATTAGCAAAGAGTTATCTATTCCCTCATGGATGTTGACTGGCTTCATTTCTGCTTCATCAAGCCTGGAAAAGTTACGTAAGGAAATTACCAGATGCTGAATGCGTTCTGCACCTCTGTGCATTGCGCCGATAATGTTATGCGTATCGTTAAGCAAAAAATTTAAGTCTATAGTGTCAACAATTTGTTGAATTTTTGCCGTCATTTTGGGGGATTCTTCTTGATAAGCTTCTAGCAAGCTAACCAAATCTTTAATATATTCTCTAATGTAAGTGATATTGCCATAAATTGAATTGATTGGATTATTAATTTCATGAGCTATTCCTGCTACCAACTGTCCCATTGCAACCATTTTTTCATTTTGAACAAGTTGCACTTCGGCATTTTTTAATTCACCTAAAGTTTTTTCGAGTAAAATATTTTTTTCCTGAAGTTTTATTTGTAGCGATCGCAGTTTAAGCTGATTGCCAACACGCGACAAAACTTCTGCCTCCTGAAACGGTTTGGTAATATAGTCGGCAGATCCAACATCAAAAGCTTTTACTTTGTCCAATACATCATTAAGAGCGCTAATAAAAATTACAGGAATATCGCGAGTTTTTTCATTTGCTTTCAGCTTTTGACAAACTTCATAGCCATCCATACCAGGCATCATCACATCGAGTAAAATCAGATCTGGTAACACAGTTTGGCACGCCGTCAAAGCCATCTGACCGTTTAAAGCTTTGCGAACTACGTACCCTTTTTCGGTTAGCATAGCTGACAAAAGGCGTAAGTTATCTCGTGTATCGTCAACTACGAGAATATTTTCTGCGTAAGGTTCTGTTAGATCGCTGTTCATGTTAAATTTTGCTCAAGCTTAAAATTGACGCCGAGAGAAAATGAGGATAGAAATGCTTAACAGCAGCGCAATGTAAATCAATCCATAGATAAGATTTATCAGCATCACTCCCGCATGGGGGAATAGCTGAATACCATAAACCGCTTCATTTTTAAAATCAAATTTTGTTAAGTCTGGCAATACGAGGTAAATTCCTCGCGTCAAACTTTCTATGCTGGCATTTTTAGATATTTGACCCAACTTGACTATATCTGGGCTAAGGTGTCCCATCAAATACACAGCTAAAGTTAAGAAGGTCGCTAGTAGCGAACTGGTAAATACCCCAAATAAAATTGCCACAGCACTTAGTAAAGAAAGTTCGACAAACAAATAAAAAATTGCAACTAATATGCTCCAGAACGGCGAAGGAATCCGGTTGAGTATAATAACTAAAAAATAAATTACAGTCAGGGAAGCTAGCAGCACTCCCAGTACTGCCGACAAACCTAAGTGTTTGCCAATAATGAATTCTGCTTTACCGATCGGCTTAGCCATTAATACTAGAACTGTCCGCTTTTCAATTTCTTTGTTTACCAGTCCGGTGCCAACAAATATAACCACGACTAAGCCAATTAAAGCAATGCCAGCCAAACCGAGATCCAGGGTAATTTTGTTTTCGGTACCAGCTGCTACTCGAGGTAATAGCAACGCAGCAGCAAAGAACACTATGGCGAATAAACCGAGTAAATAGAGAACCCGATCGCGAATCACTTCTCGAAATACGTGCGTCGCTATTACTAATATCCTGGCGTGACTCATATCAATTTTAGTTTTTAGATTTTAGAGTATGATACTATGACTTTGAAGACTTAGGTTGTCCCTTAATAGGAGAAGTAACAGGCCCACAGATAACTCTCGTGAGGGTTACAGGTGAAGATACCGCTATACTTACTGCTGGGGTTGTACGATTGACAGCAGAACGCGATCGTCTCAATCTTAGGATATTCTCCCGCGTACTGGGTAAATAGCTGCCTTCTATAGTAACTGGTGAAATTCGACAAGTTTTTTTGATATGATAACCTTCAGGCATAGAACCCAGACCTTGCCACTTCCCTAACAGTTGTAGATTATACCCTATTTGGCTTGGCAAAAACTTAGTTTCAAAGCTCCACATAGAATTTTCTTCAGCAGGAAGAAGTTTTTTCATTACTTCGTCTGCCAGGATTGCTACTCGCTTATCCGCATCTATTAACCATCTTTCTGCCTGCGGCCAAGGTTGATTATCTATTTGTGTTTTTATTTGAGAATCTATGGCATCTAAAACGCTCGCACCTCTCGAAGTTGTATTGGATAAATATGCTATTTTTATCACAAATGTACTTTGACTAAAATTATCAACAAGTAAACTTGGATATCGTTGTAACCAATCCTGGATGAAAAAATTAAATTGTAACCAGCAACTAATCAGAACGTGAATTAAAAATAATATCACCAGTCTTTGGCCACTTGCTGGCGAAGGAATTTTAAACTTTCCTCCCGGGTGCATCAATTCCGCCATTACAGCAATAATTCCCGACAGAATAGGCCAAATTACCAACGCAAAATCCTGTATTCTATTGCTGGAAATGCTAAACAAAAAAATAGACATTAATGCTCCAGAAATCCAAGGACTCAGAGCAATGCCACCAATAATTAAAGGTTTTTCTATGGCAAATA
It includes:
- a CDS encoding RNA-guided endonuclease InsQ/TnpB family protein, with protein sequence MLILEAKLCGKPEQFKALDEAIRTAQFIRNYCIRHWMDNAGVGQYDLSALTKDLAKQFAWCKKLNSSARQASAERAWTSIKRFYDNCKKQIPGKKGYPRFKKNVRSVEYKKSGWKLSEDRKTITLTDGFKAGTLKLRGGYDLHFYSINQIKRVRIVRRSDGYYVQLCVDVERKVKHNFTGKVTGIDLGLEHFYTDASCNQINNPRYLRKSEKRLKRLQKRLDKKAKGGKNRQKARQRLAKQHLRISRQRKDWLVKLASALVQSHDLIVYEDLQIKNLVKNHCLAKSINDASWGIFTNWVDYYAKIHGIVCVAVAPQYTSINCSNCGEEVRKTLSTRTHKCLCGLVLNRDRNAALNILAKCLEMLGIVLP
- a CDS encoding manganese catalase family protein, which gives rise to MFFHKKETIQPVNIVEPNPRFAQLLLEQFGGATGELTAALQYWVQSFHCENAGIRDMLQDIAIEEFSHLEMVGKMIEQHTKNVDQTEAFKSTLFAVRGMGPHFLDSQGVAWTAAYINEGGDVVRDLRANIGAEAGARQTYEELIKLAPDGGSKNALVHLLTREISHTKMFMKALESLGKLTDPMFGNIPPDNTVDLYFNLSQNGKDERGPWNSEPHFRYVADPMKQKV
- the dpsA gene encoding DNA starvation/stress protection protein DpsA, giving the protein MTQAVGLLRSADRVYDNPVLLEQSVTTPICEGFNIAFASFQALYLQYQKHHLVVEGSEFYQLHEFFEKSYGEVEGHAHEIGERLNGLGGIPVVSFTKLAELCCFTPEPDGVFSCRQMVQHDLEAEQAIIKHIRSQASQAESLGDRATRYLYEKILYETEDRAFHLAHFLAHDSLTLGFVKPLNGN
- a CDS encoding serine/threonine-protein kinase; the protein is MSYCLTPGCQNPQAPDNAQFCLSCGSPLLLKQQYRPLKPIGKGGFGRTFLAVDENHPSKQRCVIKQLYLEGNQNTLVIKKATQLFHQEAARLNELGKHPQIPALLGHFEQQKRLYLVQEFIDGQTLQQESQQKGVFNETQIWELLRDLLPVLKYVHDRNILHRDIKPANIMRCRKDGKLILIDFGVAKVITDTALYRTGTAVGTPEYVAAEQMKGKALPASDLYSLGVSCIYLLTGVPPLDMFDAVENRWVWRDFLPQGTQVSDRLGRILDRLVKSTVSQRYKSVAEVMQAIEATPKTPRQPQQAAPPPSVNFFTKLFRPQIGQIQRGNLISEAGVDYSRLQYLLAAGKWEQADKETWTVMCHILRKSPSNYLQTGDIEKLPCEDLEIIDRLWVKFSKGHFGWSVQKQIFELVEEDYAQFCDRIGWPSHDARSPYLKFSLSAPLGHLPSRSWIGGYQWWRHAAIMASKLDRCQIA
- a CDS encoding DUF4359 domain-containing protein, giving the protein MKSLNILKLAVSIALAGLGLSMVASNPSQSDYEEYAGGQLSSYLKTNVCTEAPKGFNNFLERECKKLVDTGRPKLKRIIAENTYRHNFVFFSIYRTDLAIHPLLPGYHVETLGAFQNFYIYQAEAQ
- a CDS encoding hybrid sensor histidine kinase/response regulator — encoded protein: MNSDLTEPYAENILVVDDTRDNLRLLSAMLTEKGYVVRKALNGQMALTACQTVLPDLILLDVMMPGMDGYEVCQKLKANEKTRDIPVIFISALNDVLDKVKAFDVGSADYITKPFQEAEVLSRVGNQLKLRSLQIKLQEKNILLEKTLGELKNAEVQLVQNEKMVAMGQLVAGIAHEINNPINSIYGNITYIREYIKDLVSLLEAYQEESPKMTAKIQQIVDTIDLNFLLNDTHNIIGAMHRGAERIQHLVISLRNFSRLDEAEMKPVNIHEGIDNSLLMLQHRLRETETHPPIQVIKDYGNLPLVTCYASEINQVFMHILNNAIDALQQVTQYSLLTSGSQSNPLATSQYQLPTIRICTELIGSHTVRIRIADNGPGIPESVQSRLFDPFFTTKPPGSGTGLGLSISYQIVVQKHRGQLLCCSSPGQGAEFAIEIPVHQTE
- a CDS encoding ABC transporter permease subunit, whose protein sequence is MDMSHARILVIATHVFREVIRDRVLYLLGLFAIVFFAAALLLPRVAAGTENKITLDLGLAGIALIGLVVVIFVGTGLVNKEIEKRTVLVLMAKPIGKAEFIIGKHLGLSAVLGVLLASLTVIYFLVIILNRIPSPFWSILVAIFYLFVELSLLSAVAILFGVFTSSLLATFLTLAVYLMGHLSPDIVKLGQISKNASIESLTRGIYLVLPDLTKFDFKNEAVYGIQLFPHAGVMLINLIYGLIYIALLLSISILIFSRRQF
- a CDS encoding DUF5357 family protein gives rise to the protein MKEISKWVSIFVKLIKPPQIFSWQTGFIISLLIWSIAVFTIASLQNILALVSWLFLLISSVLFAIEKPLIIGGIALSPWISGALMSIFLFSISSNRIQDFALVIWPILSGIIAVMAELMHPGGKFKIPSPASGQRLVILFLIHVLISCWLQFNFFIQDWLQRYPSLLVDNFSQSTFVIKIAYLSNTTSRGASVLDAIDSQIKTQIDNQPWPQAERWLIDADKRVAILADEVMKKLLPAEENSMWSFETKFLPSQIGYNLQLLGKWQGLGSMPEGYHIKKTCRISPVTIEGSYLPSTRENILRLRRSRSAVNRTTPAVSIAVSSPVTLTRVICGPVTSPIKGQPKSSKS